The following coding sequences are from one Bifidobacterium sp. window:
- a CDS encoding heavy metal translocating P-type ATPase has translation MAVTQQIQNHGILLRLSASRILLLLTVLIGVVAATLWRIQYPVASWLLIITAVVSVLHSLWGMIANIRKGHVGVDILAIVALMSTLAVHEYWAAWVVVLMVFSGEAIEDFAESKAQRNLEALVEAAPSVAHIAQLSDAGETVWNTVSVSEVNISDKLLVKPGETIPVNGVLHSAQATLDMSMINGEPLPVDVYEGSKLSSGAINGASAIEMIATAKSADSQYQKIIELVKSAQESRPASVKTADLLAVPFTVISLAIAFMAWGISRDPMRFAEVLVIATPCPLLIAAPVAFMGGTGRLAKAGIVIKAQDILERLGEVNHVFFDKTGTLTQKKPRVDRIELSDWSQQQGLNPDQLLISAGMLEGYSSHILARGVEKAALDLIHEKHLQRPVVTEARETTGNGVQAKVAENLIAVGRLKFVAPDITEEEIQSAFPVLASNEMVTYLAVNGNMAGRIILKDFPRQNAKATIQQLNDLGVSRVTMLTGDKLDSANIVAHAVGIRDVRAELLPEEKVYAVESAREEPSIAQGRAQRLVLWLKGLIGINTDSNISMMVGDGVNDAPVLAASDIGVAMTDGSSTAASESAQVVIMNDDIAMVPTGMMISRQTRRIMLQAVFGGIIAAIICMIVAAFGVIPAVLGALIQELIDVACILWALTAIIDHKITF, from the coding sequence ATGGCTGTTACTCAGCAAATACAAAATCACGGCATACTGCTGCGTTTAAGCGCGAGCCGCATACTACTGCTGTTAACTGTGCTCATTGGTGTCGTAGCGGCCACATTATGGCGCATTCAGTATCCAGTGGCTTCCTGGTTGCTGATTATCACTGCAGTGGTTAGCGTCCTCCACTCGCTGTGGGGCATGATCGCTAATATACGTAAAGGGCACGTAGGCGTTGACATTCTTGCAATTGTGGCATTGATGTCAACGCTCGCAGTCCATGAATATTGGGCTGCTTGGGTCGTTGTTCTTATGGTCTTTTCTGGTGAGGCTATTGAGGATTTTGCCGAGTCTAAGGCGCAACGCAATCTTGAGGCGTTGGTGGAGGCTGCTCCTTCTGTTGCTCATATAGCTCAGTTATCAGATGCTGGCGAAACTGTATGGAATACAGTTTCTGTTTCAGAGGTGAATATCTCTGACAAACTCTTAGTGAAACCAGGTGAAACAATACCTGTTAATGGTGTGCTGCATAGCGCGCAAGCCACGCTGGATATGTCGATGATTAACGGTGAACCGCTTCCTGTAGATGTGTATGAAGGTTCAAAACTGTCATCAGGAGCAATTAATGGCGCATCTGCTATTGAGATGATAGCGACGGCGAAATCCGCAGATTCCCAGTACCAGAAGATCATTGAATTAGTGAAGTCCGCTCAGGAATCTCGTCCTGCATCGGTAAAAACCGCTGATCTGTTGGCTGTGCCCTTTACTGTGATTTCGCTGGCAATTGCATTCATGGCATGGGGTATTTCTCGTGATCCTATGCGTTTTGCTGAGGTTTTGGTTATTGCCACTCCCTGTCCTCTTCTGATTGCTGCGCCTGTGGCATTTATGGGCGGGACTGGGCGTTTGGCCAAAGCAGGAATTGTTATCAAAGCTCAAGATATTCTTGAACGTCTGGGCGAAGTGAATCATGTGTTCTTTGACAAAACTGGAACCTTAACGCAAAAGAAGCCCCGTGTCGATCGTATTGAGTTGAGTGATTGGTCTCAGCAGCAGGGGTTGAATCCTGATCAACTGCTTATTTCTGCAGGGATGCTCGAAGGTTATTCCTCACATATTCTTGCGCGTGGTGTAGAAAAGGCTGCTTTGGATTTGATACACGAGAAGCATTTGCAGCGTCCAGTGGTGACTGAAGCACGTGAAACCACCGGAAATGGTGTGCAAGCAAAGGTGGCTGAAAACCTTATCGCTGTGGGCAGGTTGAAATTTGTGGCTCCTGATATCACCGAAGAAGAGATTCAGTCGGCATTTCCTGTTTTGGCCTCGAATGAGATGGTCACATACCTTGCTGTCAATGGCAACATGGCCGGCCGTATCATTCTCAAGGATTTCCCGCGTCAAAACGCGAAAGCGACAATACAACAGTTGAATGATTTGGGTGTTTCCCGTGTGACGATGCTAACAGGAGACAAGCTGGACTCAGCAAATATCGTGGCGCACGCTGTTGGTATTCGAGATGTTCGCGCCGAGCTGTTGCCTGAGGAGAAAGTGTATGCAGTTGAAAGCGCGCGAGAAGAGCCGAGCATTGCTCAAGGGCGTGCCCAACGATTAGTGCTGTGGTTGAAAGGTCTCATAGGTATAAATACTGATAGCAATATCAGCATGATGGTCGGCGATGGTGTGAATGATGCGCCTGTGCTTGCAGCTTCTGATATTGGTGTGGCTATGACGGATGGTTCATCCACTGCTGCATCTGAGTCAGCTCAGGTAGTCATTATGAATGATGATATTGCCATGGTGCCAACTGGCATGATGATTTCTCGTCAAACCAGGCGCATCATGTTGCAGGCAGTGTTTGGTGGCATTATTGCAGCAATTATCTGCATGATTGTTGCTGCCTTTGGTGTGATACCTGCGGTTCTTGGTGCGCTAATTCAAGAGCTTATTGATGTGGCATGTATCTTGTGGGCATTGACTGCCATTATTGACCACAAAATTACCTTTTGA
- the nrdF gene encoding class 1b ribonucleoside-diphosphate reductase subunit beta, with product MKASVTPPQFRLDHSSRIRPVNWNAIRDDKDLEVWNRLVSNFWLPEKVPLSNDIPSWNSLSEIERDTTVRVFTGLTLLDTTQSSVGEICQIEHARTEHEQAVYTNIAFMQAVHARSYSSIFSTLCSSEQIDDAYRWAVRNDLLQERVRTVLVEYESDDPLKRKVAATLLSSLLLYAGFYLPLHFASRAKLMNTADMIRLILRDKAIHGYYSGYKYQRGLELRSDSDRAAIDSFTNQLLDTLYDLELQYSDQVYQGFDFIDDVHAFVRYNANKALMNLGYPARYSASETAVSAEILAALSPAADENHDFFSGSGSSYVMGHSESTDDDDWEF from the coding sequence ATGAAAGCATCTGTAACGCCGCCACAATTCAGGCTGGACCACTCGTCGAGAATCCGTCCTGTCAACTGGAACGCCATCAGAGATGACAAAGATTTGGAAGTCTGGAATCGTTTAGTCTCAAATTTCTGGCTTCCAGAGAAAGTGCCGCTATCAAACGACATTCCCTCATGGAATTCACTCAGCGAGATTGAGAGGGATACCACTGTTCGCGTGTTTACAGGCTTGACGCTACTCGACACCACACAATCTTCGGTGGGGGAGATTTGCCAAATCGAGCATGCCCGCACCGAGCATGAGCAGGCTGTGTACACCAATATTGCGTTTATGCAGGCTGTGCATGCACGGTCCTATTCATCCATTTTTTCAACCCTGTGTTCAAGTGAACAGATAGATGATGCTTATCGGTGGGCGGTTCGCAATGATTTACTCCAAGAACGTGTGCGCACAGTTCTTGTGGAGTACGAAAGTGATGATCCTCTCAAACGTAAAGTAGCTGCAACGCTACTATCCTCTTTGCTGCTCTATGCGGGTTTCTATTTGCCGTTGCATTTTGCATCTCGGGCGAAATTAATGAATACGGCAGATATGATTCGTTTGATACTGCGGGACAAGGCTATTCATGGATATTACTCTGGATATAAATATCAACGAGGACTTGAGCTACGTTCGGATTCAGACCGTGCAGCGATAGATAGTTTCACTAATCAACTACTAGATACGTTATATGATTTGGAATTGCAGTATTCGGATCAGGTGTATCAAGGTTTCGATTTTATCGATGATGTGCATGCCTTTGTTCGCTACAACGCTAACAAAGCCTTGATGAATCTCGGCTATCCAGCACGGTATAGCGCTTCTGAGACAGCAGTAAGCGCAGAGATATTGGCAGCGCTGTCTCCTGCAGCAGATGAGAATCATGATTTCTTCTCAGGTTCCGGTTCCTCATATGTTATGGGACATTCAGAATCCACTGATGATGACGATTGGGAATTCTAA
- a CDS encoding 1-deoxy-D-xylulose-5-phosphate synthase, translating to MSTLLEEINSPEDLKRCDPHQLPQLADEIRKTIIDFCTSYGGHLGSNLGAIELSIALHYVFASPEDRIIFDVSHQCYTHKILTGRKSAFCNPEEFGSISGFTCRNESPHDHFDLGHTGTSISLANGLALARNCMNQQHRVVAIIGDGSLSSGTAFEGLNCAAQVKGQLLIVCNDNEMAIDENVGGLYTNLAELRATQGTSAHNIFRDLGFDYRYVEHGNTISALLATFNLVKELNHPVVVHIHTKKGLGIQDAGIAGVSEGHDPNNHWCNPSYQRNSVPGAHPTQRNARWVYGSMLMKSLLDRFEQEPALVVISPATASSNGISHEFRQQAGKHFIDVGIAEEHAISLACGIARGGGSPIVATSSTFFQRAYDQIQQEMSLNGSAVTLLEFASGISGTDVTHSGTFDIPLLGNIPELTCLAPTSGKQLLDMFAWASGPARKPVLIRMPGEDVLAYERAAGVVLSTDKAVTQRTAEPSAPSDLPSQSAQSAQSARTLHPWSRYRTVHEGSGVALLGLGNAYPLACDVAHILRKLSASKLSANQSLVLDVSDPTIIDPQQYSTLDTATLNRLHQNHHIVVTLEDSQRNGGWGQRISTYYASTAMRVMSVGADMAFTDRVALSELKRRYGMNADSIAAQLCLLATQECNSRGI from the coding sequence ATGTCCACGTTGCTCGAAGAAATTAACAGTCCGGAAGATCTCAAACGTTGTGACCCACATCAGTTGCCCCAGTTAGCTGATGAAATCAGAAAGACTATCATTGACTTCTGCACATCATACGGCGGACATCTAGGGTCGAATCTTGGTGCAATTGAGCTAAGTATCGCCTTACATTATGTCTTCGCATCACCCGAGGACCGCATAATCTTTGACGTTTCTCATCAGTGTTATACACATAAAATATTGACTGGTCGCAAGTCAGCTTTTTGCAATCCTGAGGAATTTGGCAGCATAAGCGGATTCACCTGCCGCAATGAAAGTCCACACGATCATTTTGATCTTGGTCACACCGGCACCTCTATATCATTAGCCAACGGTCTTGCATTAGCGCGAAATTGTATGAATCAGCAACATCGCGTAGTGGCCATTATTGGCGACGGCTCACTAAGCAGCGGGACTGCCTTTGAAGGCTTGAACTGCGCAGCACAAGTGAAAGGACAACTCCTCATAGTCTGCAATGACAATGAGATGGCTATTGATGAAAACGTCGGAGGACTATATACCAATCTTGCTGAACTCAGAGCAACGCAAGGCACATCAGCTCACAATATTTTCAGGGACTTGGGTTTTGATTATCGTTACGTAGAACACGGCAATACCATATCCGCGTTGCTGGCTACATTTAACTTAGTTAAGGAACTCAATCACCCTGTTGTGGTTCATATTCACACCAAAAAAGGTTTAGGCATCCAAGATGCGGGTATAGCTGGGGTGAGCGAAGGCCACGATCCCAACAATCATTGGTGCAATCCAAGCTACCAACGCAACTCTGTGCCTGGTGCTCACCCAACGCAACGAAATGCTCGGTGGGTATACGGTTCAATGCTGATGAAATCATTGTTAGATCGATTTGAGCAGGAACCTGCTCTTGTGGTTATTTCCCCAGCTACAGCTTCTTCAAACGGTATATCGCACGAATTCCGACAGCAAGCCGGCAAACATTTCATCGATGTTGGTATAGCAGAGGAGCATGCTATCAGTCTCGCATGTGGTATTGCTCGTGGTGGTGGCTCACCAATCGTTGCTACATCATCAACATTTTTCCAACGCGCTTATGATCAAATTCAACAAGAAATGAGTTTGAACGGAAGCGCCGTGACCTTGTTGGAATTTGCTTCAGGCATCTCTGGCACCGATGTTACACATTCCGGCACCTTCGATATTCCTCTGTTGGGAAATATCCCCGAATTGACGTGTTTGGCACCCACGAGTGGAAAACAGTTGTTGGATATGTTCGCGTGGGCCAGTGGACCAGCCCGCAAGCCAGTGCTCATTCGCATGCCTGGTGAGGATGTGCTGGCTTATGAGCGTGCTGCTGGTGTTGTGCTCTCCACTGATAAGGCAGTAACGCAGCGCACGGCAGAACCATCAGCACCGTCCGATCTACCGTCTCAATCAGCACAATCAGCACAATCGGCACGCACGTTGCATCCTTGGTCACGGTATAGGACAGTTCACGAAGGTTCAGGTGTTGCGCTACTCGGTCTCGGTAATGCCTATCCTCTCGCATGTGACGTAGCGCATATATTGCGTAAGCTCAGCGCATCCAAACTCAGCGCCAATCAGTCCTTAGTGCTTGATGTATCGGACCCCACCATCATTGACCCACAACAATATTCAACACTCGACACTGCAACACTGAATCGTCTCCACCAGAACCATCACATTGTGGTAACCCTTGAGGATTCGCAACGTAATGGGGGTTGGGGACAGCGCATTAGCACATATTATGCCAGCACCGCTATGCGAGTGATGTCTGTCGGAGCCGATATGGCATTCACAGACCGTGTGGCTCTGTCTGAACTTAAGCGCCGATATGGCATGAATGCTGATAGTATCGCCGCTCAGTTGTGCCTCCTGGCGACACAAGAGTGCAATTCTCGTGGCATATGA
- the purE gene encoding 5-(carboxyamino)imidazole ribonucleotide mutase, with product MSVERESAQLVVEVAVIMGSSSDWETMQHACEILDRFGVPYEKRVISAHRTPELMADFAHGARAKGIKVIIAGAGGAAHLPGMVAAQTTLPVIGVPVRSHALSGWDSLLSIVQMPGGIPVATTAVGNSGATNAGLLAVSILSTTNEQLAKALSDYREELKKKVEESNAQLV from the coding sequence GTGAGCGTTGAGCGAGAGTCCGCACAGCTTGTAGTAGAGGTTGCAGTAATTATGGGGTCATCAAGTGACTGGGAGACCATGCAGCATGCATGCGAAATCCTTGACCGCTTCGGTGTACCTTACGAAAAGCGCGTTATTTCAGCACACCGTACACCCGAGTTAATGGCTGATTTTGCTCATGGTGCTCGAGCCAAGGGGATTAAAGTTATCATCGCAGGAGCAGGGGGAGCTGCACACTTACCAGGTATGGTAGCGGCACAAACCACACTGCCAGTGATAGGCGTACCAGTGCGCTCGCATGCTTTGAGTGGCTGGGACTCCTTGCTCTCTATTGTGCAGATGCCAGGTGGCATTCCCGTGGCGACTACAGCTGTTGGCAATTCAGGCGCCACGAATGCAGGGTTGCTCGCAGTGAGCATTTTGTCTACTACAAATGAGCAACTTGCCAAGGCTTTGTCTGATTATCGTGAAGAACTCAAGAAAAAGGTGGAAGAATCCAATGCCCAGCTTGTCTGA
- the purK gene encoding 5-(carboxyamino)imidazole ribonucleotide synthase has protein sequence MPSLSEETDGAVTMLEPGSTIGIVGGGQLGRMMALSARYHGFKVGVLDPTPNCPTAQVADFQITAEYDSKEAIRELAERSNVITYEFENVDADALDEVRDIVAVPQGTDLLRVTQDRVNEKRFINQHGTATAPWKEINGVEDLVAAIDDIGYPAVLKTRSGGYDGHGQRVLHNADDLAEIREQVNTEGFMPPSILEGFVDFAFEASILISGNGHDFVTFPIVRNEHRNNILHLTLAPATLSHEVERDAKALALRLAQGFELSGTLAIELFITKDDQVIVNELAPRPHNSGHYTIEACSIDQFDAHIRGIAGWPLPQPKLLSPAVMVNVLGQHVLPTRALIADHPEWCLHDYGKAEIKHNRKMGHITVLTSDLATTVNDIEATGCWSDLS, from the coding sequence ATGCCCAGCTTGTCTGAAGAAACTGATGGTGCGGTGACCATGCTTGAACCTGGCTCAACCATAGGCATTGTTGGTGGAGGACAGCTAGGTCGCATGATGGCGCTGTCTGCGAGATATCATGGCTTCAAGGTGGGAGTGCTGGATCCAACACCCAACTGTCCAACGGCTCAGGTGGCTGATTTTCAAATAACTGCCGAATACGACAGCAAGGAAGCTATCAGAGAGCTTGCCGAACGCAGCAATGTAATTACCTACGAATTTGAGAATGTTGATGCTGACGCTCTTGATGAGGTTCGTGACATTGTAGCGGTGCCTCAGGGTACTGATCTGTTGAGAGTTACTCAAGATCGCGTTAATGAAAAACGTTTCATCAATCAACATGGCACTGCGACGGCACCATGGAAAGAGATTAATGGCGTCGAAGATCTAGTGGCCGCTATTGACGACATAGGATATCCAGCGGTGCTGAAAACAAGATCCGGTGGATATGACGGGCACGGGCAGCGGGTGTTACATAATGCCGATGACCTTGCGGAGATTCGCGAGCAAGTTAACACTGAAGGATTTATGCCCCCCTCAATTCTTGAGGGCTTCGTCGATTTTGCCTTTGAAGCTTCAATCCTGATTTCCGGTAATGGTCATGATTTTGTGACTTTCCCTATCGTCCGTAATGAGCACCGGAATAACATTCTTCACCTGACGCTTGCTCCTGCGACGCTCAGCCATGAGGTTGAACGCGATGCTAAAGCTCTTGCTCTACGTCTCGCTCAAGGCTTCGAGCTTTCGGGAACTTTAGCAATTGAGCTGTTCATCACCAAGGATGATCAGGTAATCGTTAACGAGTTAGCCCCCAGACCGCATAATTCAGGGCATTACACCATCGAGGCTTGTTCGATAGACCAATTTGATGCGCATATTCGTGGTATCGCAGGGTGGCCGTTGCCACAGCCTAAACTCCTGAGCCCTGCAGTGATGGTGAATGTGCTGGGGCAGCATGTATTGCCAACTAGGGCATTGATTGCAGATCATCCAGAATGGTGCCTCCACGATTATGGCAAAGCAGAAATTAAACACAACCGTAAAATGGGACATATTACTGTGTTGACTTCTGACCTGGCAACCACGGTAAACGATATAGAAGCGACCGGATGTTGGAGTGATTTATCTTGA
- a CDS encoding Fur family transcriptional regulator, with the protein MVDHALRQTKQKDAVLKALHQCDDFISAQDLHRQLIDSGLSIGLATVYRQLNALADAGQSDTIRLNGSQLFRICQDNHHHHHLVCEGCGRTIEIEPPDELWLRKTAADHGFSLHSHTVELFGLCPECQKA; encoded by the coding sequence ATGGTAGACCATGCACTCAGGCAGACTAAACAGAAGGATGCGGTGCTTAAAGCTCTCCACCAGTGTGATGACTTCATCTCTGCTCAGGATTTGCATAGACAACTCATTGATTCGGGTCTTTCAATAGGGTTAGCAACTGTGTACCGACAGCTTAATGCGCTTGCAGACGCTGGTCAGTCGGATACTATCCGACTCAACGGTTCTCAGCTATTCAGAATATGTCAAGATAATCACCACCACCATCATCTGGTATGTGAAGGCTGCGGGCGCACTATCGAGATTGAACCGCCGGATGAGCTTTGGCTGCGAAAAACCGCTGCTGACCATGGATTTAGCCTACATTCTCATACGGTTGAGCTTTTTGGCTTGTGCCCAGAGTGTCAAAAAGCATAA
- a CDS encoding bifunctional lysylphosphatidylglycerol flippase/synthetase MprF, translated as MNEKNNEASTAKHLGNGHWKSVGKDVHDWLRHHRLAVIFVAAIVIINIGYFIYRMIELPGTPDTMPSLSLGQILGPPIHKHGAAEPELSVQLLRLTASLILVYSPVKLLLHAVLSFVILAIAESRLGTRRTIIACLLPAFVGTAGGLLTCTILNTLAGQWHTISSIRMSLTPVLLVIGSLMAASEYSDYLWRRRIQIFGYSAICIAVLYSGNPGDYCILVAAIIGHIAGRLWHGPSTKIHWWHSTSFESRRIIASICVILALGPVVALTSSHRAGALSTLAMFITGGTVHTPQVLECLHTVGHQTCFNPYGLAHVALPGAILRSLLPMAALLIIAWGLYKGRRIAAWACIVMNCAIALFAFLYCFVSPLASGETLSSIVRHGVMLTFLTTSVPPLIFATAVFSYRRFFTIKTKTSRIRAGVVTIATTFITASVAYVLLALFNADSFKPQPDVLMLIRDLPQRFLPIAFTDGTKVSFIPTTVPAMLLRQGIGPIFWAFVIIVMAGWMKESSVLDVESRHNAGRLVELGGESMSFMCTWEGNNYWFSHSGNSAIAYRVLHGIALTTTGPFGDPEEYQSDLGNFARFCVEHSWSPVFYGLHRPAREILASQGYSSIQVGTEMVVDPRQWQTKGKKWQDIRTAINKAKRSGISDVQSTFEHTPRPIQSQIVSISEQWADTKALPEMKFTLGGLQELRDPRVRLLYAVDADEHVLGVTSWLPTWQSGRIVGWTLDFMRHSTDSPNGIMEFLIARMAERLRDEGEAVFMSLSAAPLAGLDPSDEESSNIITHALQMVADIVEPAYGFRSLFFFKQKFQPQEEPIYICYSDSSKLLPIGLAVLQAYLPDMKASQTLDMLKSLRPE; from the coding sequence ATGAACGAGAAGAATAATGAGGCCAGCACGGCTAAGCATTTAGGCAACGGACATTGGAAGTCAGTCGGCAAGGATGTGCACGATTGGCTCCGTCATCACCGCCTTGCCGTAATATTCGTGGCAGCTATCGTAATTATTAATATCGGGTATTTCATATACAGAATGATTGAGCTTCCAGGCACTCCAGATACGATGCCTTCTCTGAGCTTGGGGCAAATACTAGGGCCACCAATACATAAGCATGGGGCAGCTGAACCAGAGCTCAGCGTGCAACTGCTTCGTCTGACCGCCAGCTTGATTTTGGTGTATAGCCCAGTCAAGTTATTGTTGCATGCCGTTCTCTCATTCGTAATCTTGGCCATAGCAGAAAGCCGTCTAGGCACTCGACGCACCATTATTGCCTGCTTGCTTCCAGCTTTTGTCGGTACCGCCGGCGGATTGCTCACCTGCACAATACTCAACACACTCGCCGGTCAGTGGCACACTATTTCGAGTATCCGTATGTCACTAACCCCTGTGCTCCTTGTTATAGGTTCTCTTATGGCGGCTAGCGAATATAGCGATTATCTGTGGCGTAGACGCATCCAGATCTTCGGTTACAGTGCTATCTGCATTGCTGTGCTCTACAGCGGCAATCCTGGCGATTACTGCATTCTTGTTGCCGCAATTATTGGTCATATTGCTGGCCGACTTTGGCATGGCCCATCCACAAAAATTCACTGGTGGCATTCAACCTCATTCGAGAGCAGACGCATCATTGCTTCCATTTGTGTGATTCTCGCTTTAGGCCCCGTCGTGGCCCTAACCTCAAGTCACCGTGCAGGAGCTTTGAGCACATTAGCGATGTTTATAACCGGTGGAACTGTGCATACGCCTCAAGTTCTCGAATGCTTGCACACAGTTGGGCATCAAACATGTTTCAACCCATATGGATTGGCTCATGTTGCTCTCCCTGGGGCAATTCTTCGGTCATTACTGCCAATGGCTGCGCTTTTGATAATCGCTTGGGGTTTATACAAAGGACGCCGAATTGCAGCGTGGGCTTGCATTGTAATGAATTGTGCAATCGCTCTATTTGCATTCCTCTACTGCTTCGTCTCACCCCTCGCTTCGGGAGAAACGCTGAGTTCAATTGTGCGACATGGCGTAATGCTGACATTCCTGACAACTTCCGTGCCACCCCTAATCTTCGCAACCGCTGTTTTTTCATATCGCCGATTCTTTACCATTAAAACTAAGACGTCACGAATTCGTGCAGGCGTGGTGACTATTGCAACAACCTTCATCACCGCAAGTGTCGCTTATGTACTTCTTGCATTATTCAACGCAGATTCATTCAAGCCACAGCCTGATGTATTGATGCTCATACGTGATTTGCCACAACGATTCCTGCCGATTGCTTTTACAGACGGGACCAAAGTTTCATTCATCCCAACAACGGTGCCTGCAATGTTATTACGTCAAGGCATCGGTCCAATTTTTTGGGCATTCGTGATTATCGTTATGGCTGGATGGATGAAGGAATCTTCCGTACTCGATGTTGAATCACGTCACAACGCTGGCCGTCTGGTGGAGCTTGGTGGCGAATCTATGTCCTTCATGTGCACATGGGAGGGCAATAATTACTGGTTTTCTCACAGCGGCAACTCAGCCATTGCATACCGAGTGCTTCACGGTATAGCACTGACAACAACTGGACCATTTGGGGACCCTGAAGAATATCAATCAGACCTCGGGAATTTTGCCCGTTTCTGCGTGGAACACTCCTGGTCACCAGTATTCTATGGACTGCACCGTCCAGCACGGGAAATACTCGCTTCCCAAGGTTACTCAAGTATCCAAGTTGGCACTGAGATGGTAGTAGATCCCAGACAGTGGCAGACCAAAGGCAAAAAATGGCAAGACATCAGAACGGCCATCAATAAGGCCAAGCGCTCTGGTATCAGTGATGTACAAAGCACCTTTGAACACACTCCCCGGCCTATTCAATCTCAGATAGTCAGTATTTCTGAGCAGTGGGCAGACACCAAGGCACTACCCGAAATGAAATTCACCCTAGGTGGTTTACAAGAGTTGCGCGATCCTCGCGTTCGTCTGTTGTACGCAGTTGACGCTGATGAACACGTCCTCGGAGTAACGAGCTGGCTGCCAACTTGGCAATCTGGTCGCATCGTTGGCTGGACTTTGGACTTCATGCGTCATAGTACCGACAGTCCCAATGGCATTATGGAGTTTCTGATTGCTCGCATGGCAGAACGCTTGCGCGATGAAGGAGAGGCTGTATTCATGAGTCTTTCCGCTGCTCCTCTCGCTGGTCTAGATCCCAGCGACGAAGAATCCTCAAATATTATCACCCATGCTCTGCAGATGGTCGCAGATATTGTCGAACCAGCTTATGGATTCCGCTCACTATTCTTCTTCAAACAGAAGTTCCAGCCACAAGAGGAACCTATATATATCTGTTACAGTGACTCGTCTAAGCTACTGCCGATTGGATTGGCTGTATTGCAAGCATATCTTCCTGATATGAAAGCATCTCAGACTCTTGACATGTTGAAGTCACTTAGGCCTGAATAA